A genomic segment from Nicotiana tabacum cultivar K326 chromosome 7, ASM71507v2, whole genome shotgun sequence encodes:
- the LOC107792617 gene encoding putative calcium-transporting ATPase 13, plasma membrane-type, which produces MMFQENLHYLCMNIAIDLPAQVDVSNKKKWHLAFATIYCSRAFKLNKTASTKVLSPVLVPSYSPRKVRVSTDTISIDVVQEHSLFSGIDQSSLANIVKDKSVDKLANYLGGVHGVATCLKSDTTNGINGDLEDVSRRHEAFGSNTYRKPPTKSFFIFVWESFKDPTIIILLFCAALSLGFGIKEHGPKEGWYDGGSIFVAVFLVIAVSSISNFRQNRQFDKLSKVSKNIPVEAVRKRRRQQISIFEIVVGDVISLKIGDQVPADGILIQGHSLQVDESSMTGESDHVEVNLSQNPFLISGTKVVDGYGMMLVTSVGMNTTWGEMMSKISGDSNEQTPLQERLNKLTSSIGKIGLLVAFLVLVVLLVRYFTGNTKDENGNKEFNGSKTSTDDVINAVVGIVAAAVTIVVVAIPEGLPLAVTLTLAYSMKRMMADQAMVRKLSACETMGSATTICTDKTGTLTLNKMTVTKFFVGKEHVKAKSQSSISANVLELFHQGVGLNTTGSVFKSSDSGSSFEFSGSPTEKAILSWAVLDLNMDMDQVKRNFNILHVEAFNSEKKKSGIIIKNITDGTIHAHWKGAAEMISRMCSHYYDAEGNMKTLEKSDKEECDRIIEGMAASSLRCIAFAHKQLPKTEQEDHEQIHGSIPDSSFILLGFIGLNDPCRPGVKKAVEDCQNAGVNIKMITGDNVFTAKAIATECGIFHPNLEADEGEVIEGEKFRNLTDEERMERVEKIRVMARSSPFDKLLMVQCLRKKGHVVAVTGDGTNDAPALKEADIGLSMGIQGTEVAKESSDIVILDDNFASVVTVLKWGRCVYNNIQKFIQFQLTVNVAALVINFVAAVSAGEVPLTAVQLLWVNLIMDTLGALALATEKPTEELMKKLPVGRTEPLITNIMWRNLMAQALYQIVVLLTFQFKGESIFCVNKRVNDTLIFNTFVLCQVFNEFNARNLEKKNVFEGIHKNKLFVAIIGITLALQIVMVEFLKKFADTERLNWGQWGICVVLAAASWPIGWLVKCITVPEKPVFSYLRLNYLKAMFK; this is translated from the coding sequence ATGATGTTTCAAGAAAACTTGCATTACCTCTGCATGAACATTGCAATTGATTTGCCAGCACAAGTTGATGTCTCCAACAAAAAGAAATGGCACTTAGCTTTTGCTACCATCTATTGTTCGCGAGCTTTCAAATTAAATAAGACGGCCAGCACAAAGGTACTATCACCTGTTCTTGTGCCATCCTACAGTCCAAGAAAAGTCCGTGTATCAACGGATACAATCTCCATTGATGTAGTTCAAGAACACTCTTTATTCTCAGGCATTGATCAGTCAAGTCTAGCTAATATTGTCAAAGATAAAAGTGTTGACAAGCTTGCTAATTATCTTGGAGGTGTACACGGTGTTGCTACTTGTCTTAAAAGTGACACAACTAATGGTATAAATGGAGATCTAGAAGACGTTTCACGTAGACATGAAGCTTTTGGAAGCAACACGTATCGTAAGCCACCTACTAAAAGTTTCTTCATCTTTGTCTGGGAATCCTTCAAAGATCCCACAATCATTATTCTTTTGTTCTGTGCTGCTTTGTCTCTTGGATTTGGAATTAAGGAGCATGGACCAAAAGAAGGATGGTATGATGGAGGGAGTATTTTCGTCGCTGTGTTTCTTGTCATCGCTGTTTCGTCTATCAGTAATTTCAGACAAAACAGACAATTTGATAAGCTATCCAAAGTGAGCAAAAATATTCCAGTAGAAGCTGTTAGAAAGAGGAGGCGCCAACAGATATCCATATTTGAAATTGTGGTCGGAGATGTCATTTCCTTGAAGATTGGAGATCAAGTACCTGCTGATGGGATTTTGATACAAGGTCATTCTTTACAAGTAGATGAATCTAGCATGACAGGTGAAAGTGATCATGTCGAGGTTAACCTTAGCCAAAATCCATTCTTGATTTCTGGCACTAAGGTTGTCGATGGCTATGGCATGATGCTTGTGACATCGGTTGGCATGAACACGACCTGGGGTGAGATGATGAGCAAAATTAGCGGTGATTCTAACGAGCAAACACCTCTCCAAGAACGACTCAACAAGCTTACTTCATCGATTGGTAAAATTGGATTGCTAGTTGCTTTCTTAGTTCTTGTTGTCCTATTGGTACGTTACTTTACTGGGAACACAAAAGATGAGAATGGGAACAAAGAATTCAACGGGAGCAAGACATCAACGGATGATGTGATCAATGCTGTGGTAGGAATTGTTGCTGCTGCAGTTACAATTGTTGTTGTCGCGATTCCTGAAGGCTTGCCTTTAGCTGTTACACTTACTCTGGCTTATTCGATGAAGAGAATGATGGCAGATCAGGCAATGGTGAGGAAGCTCTCTGCTTGTGAGACCATGGGTTCTGCCACCACAATTTGTACAGACAAAACAGGTACTCTTACATTAAATAAGATGACTGTCACAAAATTTTTCGTAGGCAAAGAGCACGTAAAGGCAAAAAGTCAGTCATCAATTTCAGCCAATGTTCTTGAATTATTTCATCAAGGGGTTGGACTAAACACTACTGGTAGTGTTTTTAAGTCCTCCGATTCAGGTTCAAGCTTTGAATTCTCAGGCAGCCCAACTGAAAAAGCTATTCTTTCATGGGCTGTGCTGGACCTGAATATGGATATGGATCAAGTCAAGAGAAATTTCAACATTCTTCACGTGGAAGCTTTCAATTCGGAGAAAAAGAAGAGTGGCATAATAATCAAGAACATTACTGATGGAACAATTCATGCACATTGGAAAGGTGCTGCAGAGATGATTTCAAGAATGTGCTCCCATTACTACGATGCAGAAGGGAACATGAAAACTCTAGAGAAATCAGACAAGGAAGAATGTGATCGGATAATTGAAGGAATGGCTGCCAGCAGCCTTCGATGTATTGCCTTTGCACACAAGCAATTGCCAAAAACAGAGCAGGAGGATCATGAACAAATACATGGAAGTATTCCAGACAGCTCTTTCATTCTTTTGGGCTTCATCGGCCTAAATGATCCATGTCGACCTGGTGTAAAGAAAGCTGTGGAAGATTGCCAAAATGCTGGTGTGAATATCAAGATGATCACTGGTGACAATGTGTTCACTGCAAAAGCCATAGCCACAGAATGTGGGATTTTTCATCCCAATTTGGAAGCAGATGAAGGAGAGGTCATAGAAGGTGAGAAATTTCGCAACTTAACAGATGAAGAGCGTATGGAGAGAGTGGAGAAGATTCGCGTAATGGCAAGATCATCTCCTTTTGACAAACTTCTAATGGTGCAGTGCTTGAGAAAGAAAGGTCATGTGGTCGCGGTCACAGGTGATGGCACGAATGatgcaccagctttaaaggaagcaGATATAGGACTTTCTATGGGGATACAGGGAACTGAAGTGGCTAAAGAGAGTTCAGATATTGTCATTTTGGACGATAATTTTGCGTCAGTTGTCACTGTTCTGAAATGGGGAAGATGTGTCTATAACAATATTCAGAAATTCATCCAATTTCAGCTCACAGTAAATGTGGCGGCGCTTGTGATCAACTTTGTAGCAGCCGTTTCAGCTGGTGAGGTACCACTCACAGCAGTACAGTTGCTATGGGTAAATTTGATCATGGACACATTAGGGGCACTAGCACTTGCAACAGAGAAGCCAACCGAGGAACTCATGAAGAAGCTACCAGTCGGTAGGACTGAGCCACTTATCACCAACATTATGTGGAGAAATCTAATGGCTCAGGCCTTGTATCAGATTGTTGTTCTATTGACCTTCCAATTCAAAGGCGAATCGATCTTTTGCGTCAACAAGAGGGTAAATGATACTTTGATTTTCAACACGTTTGTTCTTTGCCAAGTGTTCAACGAATTCAATGCACGAAATCTGGAGAAGAAGAACGTTTTCGAGGGAATACACAAGAACAAGTTGTTTGTGGCGATCATTGGAATCACTTTGGCTCTTCAAATAGTGATGgtggagtttttgaagaagtttGCAGATACAGAGAGGTTGAATTGGGGGCAGTGGGGCATCTGCGTTGTTTTGGCAGCCGCATCATGGCCAATTGGTTGGCTAGTCAAGTGCATAACTGTCCCAGAGAAACCAGTTTTCAGTTACCTTCGGTTGAATTACTTGAAAGCCATGTTTAAGTGA